One genomic segment of Paenibacillus durus includes these proteins:
- a CDS encoding contractile injection system protein, VgrG/Pvc8 family, with protein MSLQLAEIGYESLRLFGPFQPQHIEQLQINRAINEHAYLQMTGLLSEEQGAAWIGQSMEQEPIAILQLDGQGGLLRRLFHGIIIRMSVHCERGVYTFELEAASHSYQMDIQVKKRSYQDAHRTYEDLVTALVRKYAYGDLIDTLTQDAKLDAFVLQYEETDWAFLKRLASRFGSVLVPEVTAASPKIFFGMPDGQPHKVEGDIFYQVRNTFHEPGAGKPGERAGSYVTYTIESLQYYALGDLLTLPIGQGKELVVVRAVTTLADGLLRTRYDLQAELDIRYARYENDRVTGISLSGTVLKVGLDFMQLQLDIDPKQDPAKACWFPAATRYAAEEHSGWYDMPEIGERVNLYLPTNREQDAYVTDSLRQQRHVHGPPDVKVWQHAQGSGVEMSGQELTLSTSGELSIILHEDSGITVSSPGNVQIQGGHVNLKAGQQLSLEAGTALYLKGGASSMVLDGETDFKAPVIQQEGTVKAPVFVADLPPIPEPPLMSIQAYQAAQAAAAAQASSSSPAPAPTPAAKVTSPAAQKQADGLLGAVSKLLGSIPVVGKVAGVLLNTLGGPAGKVAATVLQVTGAIPVRSTGTSRAGGGAKGGPHPLKHLAGLALQGLISHYEHEKAKQAYYSKWIWGKVFTSARHIAHSGGPLELMKNLLNEANALQHAYHQIPAEVRSRWKANYDRYMAQQPKPQAEKPKSWWERILEQTGESQIMAAEVLLLTHNDRRLTV; from the coding sequence TTGAGCCTACAGTTAGCCGAGATTGGCTATGAAAGCCTCCGCTTGTTCGGGCCTTTTCAGCCGCAGCATATTGAGCAGCTCCAAATCAACAGAGCCATTAACGAGCATGCTTATTTACAGATGACAGGCCTCCTGTCCGAAGAACAAGGGGCCGCATGGATTGGACAATCCATGGAGCAAGAGCCGATTGCCATTCTTCAGCTGGATGGACAAGGAGGGCTGCTAAGAAGACTGTTCCACGGGATCATCATACGCATGTCCGTTCATTGTGAACGGGGAGTCTATACCTTTGAACTGGAGGCCGCCTCGCATTCGTATCAGATGGATATCCAGGTGAAAAAACGTTCCTATCAGGATGCTCACCGTACCTATGAGGATCTGGTCACCGCGCTGGTACGTAAGTATGCGTACGGAGATCTGATTGATACCCTGACCCAGGATGCCAAGCTGGATGCATTTGTTCTACAATATGAGGAGACAGACTGGGCCTTTTTAAAGCGTCTCGCCTCCCGCTTCGGTTCCGTACTGGTGCCGGAGGTGACCGCCGCATCACCTAAAATTTTCTTTGGGATGCCGGATGGTCAGCCGCACAAAGTCGAAGGGGATATCTTTTATCAGGTACGCAATACGTTTCATGAACCCGGCGCAGGAAAACCGGGAGAACGCGCCGGTTCGTATGTCACCTATACCATTGAAAGTCTGCAATATTATGCGCTAGGCGACCTCCTTACGTTACCGATCGGGCAAGGCAAAGAGCTGGTCGTCGTACGGGCGGTCACCACGTTAGCGGATGGCTTGCTGCGTACCCGTTATGATCTGCAAGCCGAGTTGGATATCCGCTACGCCCGGTATGAGAACGATCGGGTCACCGGGATTTCGCTATCGGGAACGGTGTTAAAGGTCGGGCTGGATTTTATGCAGCTTCAACTGGACATTGATCCTAAGCAAGACCCTGCCAAAGCCTGCTGGTTTCCAGCAGCAACCCGCTATGCCGCAGAAGAACACAGCGGCTGGTACGATATGCCGGAAATCGGGGAACGAGTGAACTTGTATCTGCCGACAAACCGGGAGCAGGATGCTTATGTGACCGATTCCCTCCGCCAACAGCGCCACGTCCATGGCCCACCGGATGTAAAGGTGTGGCAGCACGCGCAAGGAAGCGGTGTAGAGATGTCCGGGCAAGAGCTGACCCTTTCCACCTCGGGTGAACTTTCCATTATTTTGCACGAGGATAGCGGCATTACGGTCAGCAGTCCGGGGAATGTACAGATTCAAGGGGGTCACGTGAACCTTAAGGCGGGTCAGCAACTGTCGCTAGAAGCTGGAACCGCCCTGTATCTGAAAGGCGGAGCCAGCAGCATGGTGCTGGATGGTGAAACGGATTTCAAAGCCCCGGTGATTCAGCAGGAAGGGACGGTCAAAGCTCCGGTCTTCGTAGCCGACCTCCCTCCGATTCCGGAACCGCCGTTAATGAGCATCCAGGCATATCAGGCGGCACAAGCTGCAGCAGCCGCTCAGGCGTCATCCAGCAGCCCGGCCCCTGCTCCTACTCCTGCGGCGAAGGTCACCAGCCCGGCCGCGCAAAAGCAAGCCGATGGTTTGCTCGGTGCGGTGTCCAAGCTCTTAGGCTCCATTCCGGTCGTCGGGAAAGTGGCAGGAGTGCTCTTAAATACGCTTGGCGGACCTGCAGGTAAAGTAGCCGCAACGGTGTTGCAAGTCACCGGTGCGATCCCTGTTCGAAGCACGGGAACAAGCCGTGCCGGAGGCGGCGCCAAAGGAGGCCCGCATCCGCTGAAACACTTGGCGGGCCTGGCGCTACAGGGACTCATCAGCCACTACGAGCATGAGAAGGCCAAACAAGCCTACTACAGCAAATGGATTTGGGGAAAGGTATTTACGAGTGCGCGTCACATCGCCCATTCCGGCGGCCCACTGGAGCTTATGAAAAACCTGCTGAACGAGGCAAATGCCCTGCAACATGCCTATCACCAGATCCCTGCAGAGGTAAGAAGCCGCTGGAAGGCCAATTATGACCGCTATATGGCACAGCAGCCGAAGCCACAAGCGGAGAAACCTAAGTCCTGGTGGGAAAGAATACTTGAACAAACTGGAGAAAGTCAAATCATGGCGGCCGAGGTGTTACTGCTAACCCATAATGACCGGAGGTTGACGGTGTAA
- a CDS encoding DUF4280 domain-containing protein, with protein MKEANVQPGTGAKKSYVVAGAILSCSYGTQPVRLKRPISHGVYVKNKAQMSIGDYVPGVNIPPFGNCSSPLNPAVQASQMVDIYGVKKAPCIPVLTMPWLNGKSDMRIEGQPALTLNCTHHCLYNGQIRIENDGQELD; from the coding sequence GTGAAAGAAGCGAACGTGCAACCAGGAACGGGCGCCAAAAAGAGCTACGTGGTAGCAGGCGCGATTTTAAGCTGCAGCTACGGTACCCAGCCTGTCCGTTTAAAGCGTCCTATTAGCCACGGAGTATACGTCAAAAACAAAGCGCAAATGAGTATCGGGGATTATGTGCCGGGAGTGAACATCCCGCCTTTTGGAAACTGCTCCAGTCCGCTCAATCCTGCTGTACAAGCCAGTCAGATGGTCGATATCTATGGAGTCAAAAAAGCTCCATGCATTCCTGTCCTCACCATGCCGTGGCTGAATGGAAAAAGCGATATGAGGATCGAAGGTCAACCGGCTTTGACGCTAAATTGTACCCATCATTGCTTGTATAACGGACAGATCCGCATTGAAAATGACGGGCAGGAGCTGGACTAA
- a CDS encoding contractile injection system protein, VgrG/Pvc8 family gives MSLLLAEIGYESLRFYGPFQPQRIEQLQIHRAINEHAYLQMTGLLSEEQGAAWIGQAMEQEPIVIRQLDGQGQSLRILFHGIITRMSVHCVRGVYTFELEAASHSYQMDIRVKKRSYPNAHRTYEDLVTALVRKYAYGDLIDTLTHDAKLDAFVLQYEETDWAFLKRLASRFGSVLVPEVTAASPKVFFGMPEGEPHKVEEEISYQVRITFHEPGAGKPGERAGSYVTYTFESLQYYALGDLLALPIGQGKELAVVRAVTTLADGLLRTRYDLQAERDIRYARYENDRITGISLTGTVLKVQQDFMQLQLDIDPKQDPTKACWFPAATRYAAEEHSGWYDMPEIGERVNLYLPTNREQDAYVTDSLRQQRHVHGPPDVKVWQHAQGSGVEMSGQELTLSTSGELSIILNEDSGITVSSPGNVQIQGGHVNLKAGQQLSLEAGTALYLTGGSSSMVLDGETDFKAPVIHQEGTVKAPVFVADLPPIPEPPLMSIQAYQAAQAAAAAQASSGSPAPAPTPAAKVTSPAAQKQADGLLGAVSKLLGSIPVVGKVAGVLLNTLGGPAGKVAATVLQVTGAIPVRSTGTSRAGGGAKGGSHPLKHLAGLALQGLIGHYEHEKAKQAYYSKWIWGKVFTSARHIAHSGGPLELMKNLLNEANALQQAYHQIPAEVRSRWKASYDRYMAQQPKPQAEKPKSWWERYLEEMGRSAIIEGQVAIDQGDILRDVFKESGDSLIQLGKGVYYAAAERNQKKFDSVSAFLDYLSLGIPKGMYLSYVERANKAFDSPIDTANWLTLGFHGTIREAMFPEDAWSPEHWSNIINTLGIIEGGSLFFNPKSLLKDTVPEIQTAESSQALNSKPVKEAEGTPKAPERFGEPPVETKLKIDIATEKKAELIRASGLDNIEEFAKNTGLSIEEAKNLKSHMFLNEYELCHYDQQGLYYYKSRLTPDSEVVYAFTKAQAGELTPQGKEWFKQLAAHELAEKKLMESGLNYRHPDSWDGTKFTNDPPGAHDLAPKQPDFGSFPGYEENVAKFYNLKWSELYD, from the coding sequence TTGAGCCTATTGTTAGCCGAGATTGGCTATGAAAGCCTCCGCTTTTACGGCCCCTTTCAGCCGCAACGTATCGAGCAACTCCAAATCCACAGAGCCATCAACGAGCATGCTTATTTACAGATGACAGGCCTCCTGTCCGAGGAACAAGGAGCCGCATGGATCGGACAAGCTATGGAGCAAGAGCCGATTGTCATTCGCCAGTTGGATGGGCAAGGACAATCGCTAAGAATACTGTTCCACGGGATCATCACACGCATGTCCGTACATTGTGTACGGGGAGTCTATACCTTTGAACTGGAGGCCGCCTCGCATTCGTATCAGATGGATATCCGGGTGAAAAAGCGTTCCTATCCGAATGCTCACCGTACCTATGAGGATCTGGTCACCGCGCTGGTACGTAAGTATGCGTACGGAGATCTGATTGATACCCTGACCCATGATGCCAAGCTGGATGCATTTGTTTTACAATATGAAGAGACAGACTGGGCCTTTTTAAAGCGTCTCGCCTCCCGCTTCGGTTCCGTGCTGGTGCCGGAGGTGACCGCCGCGTCACCCAAGGTTTTCTTCGGAATGCCGGAAGGTGAGCCGCACAAAGTAGAAGAGGAAATCTCTTATCAGGTACGCATAACGTTTCATGAACCCGGCGCAGGAAAACCGGGGGAACGCGCTGGCTCGTATGTCACCTATACCTTTGAAAGTCTGCAATATTATGCGTTAGGCGACCTCCTTGCGTTACCGATCGGGCAGGGCAAGGAGCTGGCCGTCGTGCGGGCGGTCACCACGTTAGCAGATGGCTTACTGCGTACCCGTTACGATCTGCAAGCCGAGCGGGATATCCGCTATGCCCGGTACGAGAACGACCGGATCACCGGGATTTCGCTAACGGGAACGGTGTTAAAGGTCCAGCAGGATTTTATGCAGCTTCAACTGGATATTGATCCTAAGCAAGACCCAACCAAAGCCTGCTGGTTTCCGGCAGCAACCCGCTATGCCGCGGAAGAGCATAGCGGCTGGTACGATATGCCCGAAATCGGGGAACGAGTGAACTTGTATCTGCCGACAAACCGGGAGCAGGATGCTTATGTGACCGATTCCCTCCGCCAACAGCGCCACGTCCATGGCCCACCGGATGTAAAGGTGTGGCAGCACGCGCAAGGAAGCGGTGTGGAGATGTCCGGGCAAGAGCTGACCCTTTCCACCTCGGGTGAACTTTCCATTATTTTGAACGAGGATAGCGGCATCACGGTCAGCAGTCCGGGGAATGTACAGATTCAAGGGGGGCACGTGAACCTTAAGGCGGGTCAGCAGCTGTCGCTAGAAGCTGGAACCGCCCTGTATCTGACAGGCGGTTCCAGCAGCATGGTGCTGGATGGTGAAACGGATTTCAAAGCTCCGGTGATTCATCAGGAAGGGACGGTCAAAGCTCCGGTCTTCGTAGCCGACCTCCCTCCGATTCCGGAACCGCCGTTAATGAGCATCCAGGCCTATCAGGCGGCACAAGCTGCAGCAGCCGCTCAGGCGTCATCCGGCAGCCCGGCCCCTGCTCCTACTCCTGCGGCGAAGGTCACCAGCCCGGCCGCGCAAAAGCAAGCCGATGGTTTGCTCGGTGCGGTGTCCAAGCTCTTAGGCTCCATTCCGGTCGTCGGGAAAGTGGCAGGAGTGCTCTTAAATACGCTTGGCGGACCTGCGGGTAAAGTAGCCGCAACGGTGTTGCAAGTCACCGGTGCGATCCCTGTTCGAAGCACGGGAACGAGTCGTGCAGGAGGCGGCGCAAAAGGAGGCTCGCATCCGCTGAAACACTTGGCGGGCCTGGCGCTACAGGGACTCATCGGCCACTACGAGCATGAGAAGGCCAAACAAGCCTACTACAGCAAATGGATTTGGGGAAAGGTGTTTACGAGTGCGCGTCACATCGCCCATTCCGGCGGCCCGCTGGAGCTTATGAAAAACCTGCTGAACGAGGCAAATGCCCTGCAACAAGCCTATCACCAGATCCCTGCTGAGGTGAGAAGCCGCTGGAAAGCCAGCTATGACCGCTATATGGCACAGCAGCCGAAGCCACAAGCGGAGAAACCTAAGTCCTGGTGGGAACGCTATCTGGAAGAAATGGGGCGCAGCGCAATAATAGAAGGACAAGTAGCCATAGATCAGGGAGACATATTACGTGATGTGTTTAAGGAATCCGGAGACAGCCTAATCCAATTAGGAAAAGGAGTTTATTATGCCGCAGCAGAAAGGAATCAAAAAAAATTCGATTCAGTTAGCGCATTTTTGGATTACTTGTCGTTAGGCATCCCTAAAGGGATGTATCTAAGTTATGTGGAAAGAGCCAATAAGGCATTTGATTCACCAATTGACACAGCCAATTGGCTGACCCTCGGATTCCACGGCACCATTCGAGAAGCCATGTTTCCTGAAGATGCTTGGTCACCCGAGCATTGGTCGAATATCATTAATACATTAGGGATCATAGAGGGAGGCAGCTTATTCTTTAATCCTAAATCTCTATTGAAAGACACTGTCCCCGAAATCCAAACAGCAGAGTCATCCCAAGCTTTAAATTCGAAGCCTGTGAAAGAGGCTGAGGGGACGCCAAAAGCTCCTGAAAGATTTGGGGAGCCTCCTGTTGAAACAAAACTAAAAATTGATATAGCGACAGAAAAGAAGGCAGAATTGATAAGAGCAAGTGGATTGGATAATATTGAGGAATTTGCTAAAAACACAGGCCTTAGTATTGAGGAAGCTAAAAATCTAAAATCCCATATGTTTTTAAATGAATATGAATTGTGTCATTATGATCAACAAGGGCTTTATTATTATAAATCAAGACTCACCCCTGACTCAGAAGTTGTATATGCGTTTACTAAAGCGCAAGCTGGAGAACTAACTCCTCAAGGTAAGGAATGGTTCAAACAGTTAGCAGCACATGAATTAGCAGAAAAAAAACTAATGGAGAGTGGTCTTAATTATCGACATCCCGACTCATGGGATGGCACGAAATTTACAAATGATCCACCTGGTGCTCATGACTTGGCACCTAAGCAACCCGATTTTGGCTCATTCCCAGGGTATGAGGAAAATGTCGCTAAATTTTATAATCTCAAATGGAGTGAACTGTATGATTGA
- a CDS encoding DUF4280 domain-containing protein, translating to MKEANVQPGTGAKKSYVVAGAILSCSYGTQPVRLKRPISHGVYVKNKAQMNIGDYVPGVNIPPFGNCSSLLNPAVQASQMVDIYGVKKAPCVPVLTMPWLNGKSDMRIEGQPALTLNCTHHCLYNGQIRIENDGQELD from the coding sequence GTGAAAGAAGCGAACGTGCAACCAGGAACGGGCGCCAAAAAGAGCTACGTGGTAGCAGGCGCGATTTTAAGCTGCAGCTACGGTACCCAGCCTGTCCGTTTAAAGCGTCCTATTAGTCACGGAGTATACGTCAAAAACAAAGCGCAAATGAATATCGGGGATTATGTGCCGGGAGTGAACATCCCGCCTTTTGGAAACTGCTCCAGTCTGCTCAATCCTGCTGTACAAGCCAGTCAGATGGTCGATATCTATGGGGTCAAGAAAGCCCCGTGCGTCCCTGTCCTCACCATGCCCTGGCTGAACGGAAAAAGCGACATGAGGATCGAAGGCCAGCCTGCGTTGACGCTAAATTGTACACACCATTGCTTGTATAACGGACAGATCCGCATTGAAAATGACGGGCAGGAGCTGGACTAA